In a single window of the Mesoplodon densirostris isolate mMesDen1 chromosome 18, mMesDen1 primary haplotype, whole genome shotgun sequence genome:
- the LOC132479049 gene encoding keratin, type I cytoskeletal 14-like isoform X3 produces the protein MTTRQFTSSSSVKGSYGIGGGSSGGSSSFGGGLGCGFGGGYGSGFGAGYGGGFGGGSGGGLGGGFGGGDGLLVASEKVTMQNLNDRLATYLDKVRALEEANTDLEVKIRDWYQKQRPTEIRDYGVYFRTIEELRNKILVATVDNANVVLQIDNARLAADDFRTKYETELNLRLSVEADINGLRRVLDELTLARADLEMQIESLKEELAYLRKNHEEEMAALRGQVGGDINVEMDAAPGVDLSRILSEMREQYEKMAEKNRKDAEDWFFSKTEELNREVASNSELIQSSKSEISELRRTMQNLEIELQSHLSMKSSLENSLEETKSRYCLQLSQIQGLICNVEEQLAQLRCEMEQQSQEYKILLDVKTRLEQEIATYRRLLEGEDAHLSSYPVTSSSRQIRTKVVDVHDGKVVSSHEQVIRTKN, from the exons ATGACTACCCGCCAGTTCACCTCTTCCAGCTCCGTCAAGGGCTCCTATGGTATCGGCGGTGGCTCCAGCGGTGG cagcagcagctttgGTGGGGGCCTGGGTTGTGGCTTCGGCGGAGGATATGGCAGTGGCTTTGGTGCCGGCTACGGTGGTGGCTTCGGTGGTGGCTCCGGTGGTGGCTTGGGTGGCGGCTTTGGCGGTGGTGATGGGCTCCTGGTGGCCAGTGAGAAGGTGACCATGCAGAACCTCAACGACCGCCTGGCCACCTACCTGGACAAGGTACGTGCCCTGGAAGAGGCCAACACTGACCTGGAGGTGAAGATCCGCGACTGGTACCAGAAGCAACGGCCCACTGAGATAAGGGACTACGGCGTCTACTTCAGGACCATCGAGGAACTGAGGAACAAG ATCCTTGTAGCCACCGTGGACAATGCTAATGTTGTGCTGCAGATTGACAATGCCCGTCTGGCCGCTGATGACTTCCGCACCAA GTACGAGACGGAGCTGAACCTGCGCTTGAGCGTGGAGGCCGACATCAACGGCCTGCGCAGGGTGCTGGACGAGCTGACCCTGGCCAGAGCCGACCTGGAGATGCAGATCGAGAGCCTGAAGGAGGAGCTGGCCTACCTCCGGAAGAACCACGAGGAG GAAATGGCTGCCCTGCGAGGCCAGGTGGGCGGGGATATCAACGTGGAGATGGACGCCGCCCCCGGCGTGGACCTGAGCCGCATCCTGAGCGAGATGCGCGAACAGTACGAGAAGATGGCGGAGAAGAACCGCAAGGACGCCGAGGACTGGTTCTTCAGCAAG ACAGAGGAACTGAACCGCGAGGTGGCCTCCAACAGCGAGCTGATACAGAGCAGCAAGAGCGAGATCTCAGAGCTCCGGCGCACCATGCAGAACCTGGAGATCGAGCTGCAGTCCCATCTCAGCATG AAATCATCCCTGGAGAACAGCCTGGAGGAGACCAAAAGCCGCTACTGCCTGCAGCTGTCCCAGATCCAGGGGCTGATCTGCAACGTGGAGGAGCAGCTGGCCCAGCTCCGCTGCGAGATGGAACAGCAGAGCCAGGAGTACAAGATCCTGCTGGACGTGAAGACGCGGCTGGAGCAGGAGATCGCCACCTACCGCCGCCTGCTGGAGGGCGAGGATGCCCA tctctcctcttaccCAGTGACCTCCTCCAGTCGTCAGATTCGCACCAAAGTCGTGGATGTGCACGATGGCAAGGTGGTGTCCTCCCACGAGCAGGTCATTCGCACCAAGAACTAA
- the LOC132479049 gene encoding keratin, type I cytoskeletal 14-like isoform X2: MTTRQFTSSSSVKGSYGIGGGSSGGSSILPGGSCRAPSAYGGMSSSRYSSGGVCGIGGGYGGNYSSSSSFGGGLGCGFGGGYGSGFGAGYGGGFGGGSGGGLGGGFGGGDGLLVASEKVTMQNLNDRLATYLDKVRALEEANTDLEVKIRDWYQKQRPTEIRDYGVYFRTIEELRNKILVATVDNANVVLQIDNARLAADDFRTKYETELNLRLSVEADINGLRRVLDELTLARADLEMQIESLKEELAYLRKNHEEEMAALRGQVGGDINVEMDAAPGVDLSRILSEMREQYEKMAEKNRKDAEDWFFSKTEELNREVASNSELIQSSKSEISELRRTMQNLEIELQSHLSMKSSLENSLEETKSRYCLQLSQIQGLICNVEEQLAQLRCEMEQQSQEYKILLDVKTRLEQEIATYRRLLEGEDAHLSSYPVTSSSRQIRTKVVDVHDGKVVSSHEQVIRTKN; the protein is encoded by the exons ATGACTACCCGCCAGTTCACCTCTTCCAGCTCCGTCAAGGGCTCCTATGGTATCGGCGGTGGCTCCAGCGGTGGGTCTTCCATCCTGCCTGGAGGCTCCTGCCGGGCCCCCAGCGCTTACGGGGGCATGTCCTCCTCCCGCTACTCCTCCGGGGGTGTCTGCGGGATTGGGGGCGGCTATGGCGGCAactacagcagcagcagcagctttgGTGGGGGCCTGGGTTGTGGCTTCGGCGGAGGATATGGCAGTGGCTTTGGTGCCGGCTACGGTGGTGGCTTCGGTGGTGGCTCCGGTGGTGGCTTGGGTGGCGGCTTTGGCGGTGGTGATGGGCTCCTGGTGGCCAGTGAGAAGGTGACCATGCAGAACCTCAACGACCGCCTGGCCACCTACCTGGACAAGGTACGTGCCCTGGAAGAGGCCAACACTGACCTGGAGGTGAAGATCCGCGACTGGTACCAGAAGCAACGGCCCACTGAGATAAGGGACTACGGCGTCTACTTCAGGACCATCGAGGAACTGAGGAACAAG ATCCTTGTAGCCACCGTGGACAATGCTAATGTTGTGCTGCAGATTGACAATGCCCGTCTGGCCGCTGATGACTTCCGCACCAA GTACGAGACGGAGCTGAACCTGCGCTTGAGCGTGGAGGCCGACATCAACGGCCTGCGCAGGGTGCTGGACGAGCTGACCCTGGCCAGAGCCGACCTGGAGATGCAGATCGAGAGCCTGAAGGAGGAGCTGGCCTACCTCCGGAAGAACCACGAGGAG GAAATGGCTGCCCTGCGAGGCCAGGTGGGCGGGGATATCAACGTGGAGATGGACGCCGCCCCCGGCGTGGACCTGAGCCGCATCCTGAGCGAGATGCGCGAACAGTACGAGAAGATGGCGGAGAAGAACCGCAAGGACGCCGAGGACTGGTTCTTCAGCAAG ACAGAGGAACTGAACCGCGAGGTGGCCTCCAACAGCGAGCTGATACAGAGCAGCAAGAGCGAGATCTCAGAGCTCCGGCGCACCATGCAGAACCTGGAGATCGAGCTGCAGTCCCATCTCAGCATG AAATCATCCCTGGAGAACAGCCTGGAGGAGACCAAAAGCCGCTACTGCCTGCAGCTGTCCCAGATCCAGGGGCTGATCTGCAACGTGGAGGAGCAGCTGGCCCAGCTCCGCTGCGAGATGGAACAGCAGAGCCAGGAGTACAAGATCCTGCTGGACGTGAAGACGCGGCTGGAGCAGGAGATCGCCACCTACCGCCGCCTGCTGGAGGGCGAGGATGCCCA tctctcctcttaccCAGTGACCTCCTCCAGTCGTCAGATTCGCACCAAAGTCGTGGATGTGCACGATGGCAAGGTGGTGTCCTCCCACGAGCAGGTCATTCGCACCAAGAACTAA
- the LOC132479049 gene encoding keratin, type I cytoskeletal 14-like isoform X1, with the protein MTTRQFTSSSSVKGSYGIGGGSSGGSSILPGGSCRAPSAYGGMSSSRYSSGGVCGIGGGYGGNYSSSSSFGGGLGCGFGGGYGSGFGAGYGGGFGGGSGGGLGGGFGGGDGLLVASEKVTMQNLNDRLATYLDKVRALEEANTDLEVKIRDWYQKQRPTEIRDYGVYFRTIEELRNKILVATVDNANVVLQIDNARLAADDFRTKYETELNLRLSVEADINGLRRVLDELTLARADLEMQIESLKEELAYLRKNHEEEMAALRGQVGGDINVEMDAAPGVDLSRILSEMREQYEKMAEKNRKDAEDWFFSKTEELNREVASNSELIQSSKSEISELRRTMQNLEIELQSHLSMKSSLENSLEETKSRYCLQLSQIQGLICNVEEQLAQLRCEMEQQSQEYKILLDVKTRLEQEIATYRRLLEGEDAHLSSSQFSSGSQSSRDVTSSSRQIRTKVVDVHDGKVVSSHEQVIRTKN; encoded by the exons ATGACTACCCGCCAGTTCACCTCTTCCAGCTCCGTCAAGGGCTCCTATGGTATCGGCGGTGGCTCCAGCGGTGGGTCTTCCATCCTGCCTGGAGGCTCCTGCCGGGCCCCCAGCGCTTACGGGGGCATGTCCTCCTCCCGCTACTCCTCCGGGGGTGTCTGCGGGATTGGGGGCGGCTATGGCGGCAactacagcagcagcagcagctttgGTGGGGGCCTGGGTTGTGGCTTCGGCGGAGGATATGGCAGTGGCTTTGGTGCCGGCTACGGTGGTGGCTTCGGTGGTGGCTCCGGTGGTGGCTTGGGTGGCGGCTTTGGCGGTGGTGATGGGCTCCTGGTGGCCAGTGAGAAGGTGACCATGCAGAACCTCAACGACCGCCTGGCCACCTACCTGGACAAGGTACGTGCCCTGGAAGAGGCCAACACTGACCTGGAGGTGAAGATCCGCGACTGGTACCAGAAGCAACGGCCCACTGAGATAAGGGACTACGGCGTCTACTTCAGGACCATCGAGGAACTGAGGAACAAG ATCCTTGTAGCCACCGTGGACAATGCTAATGTTGTGCTGCAGATTGACAATGCCCGTCTGGCCGCTGATGACTTCCGCACCAA GTACGAGACGGAGCTGAACCTGCGCTTGAGCGTGGAGGCCGACATCAACGGCCTGCGCAGGGTGCTGGACGAGCTGACCCTGGCCAGAGCCGACCTGGAGATGCAGATCGAGAGCCTGAAGGAGGAGCTGGCCTACCTCCGGAAGAACCACGAGGAG GAAATGGCTGCCCTGCGAGGCCAGGTGGGCGGGGATATCAACGTGGAGATGGACGCCGCCCCCGGCGTGGACCTGAGCCGCATCCTGAGCGAGATGCGCGAACAGTACGAGAAGATGGCGGAGAAGAACCGCAAGGACGCCGAGGACTGGTTCTTCAGCAAG ACAGAGGAACTGAACCGCGAGGTGGCCTCCAACAGCGAGCTGATACAGAGCAGCAAGAGCGAGATCTCAGAGCTCCGGCGCACCATGCAGAACCTGGAGATCGAGCTGCAGTCCCATCTCAGCATG AAATCATCCCTGGAGAACAGCCTGGAGGAGACCAAAAGCCGCTACTGCCTGCAGCTGTCCCAGATCCAGGGGCTGATCTGCAACGTGGAGGAGCAGCTGGCCCAGCTCCGCTGCGAGATGGAACAGCAGAGCCAGGAGTACAAGATCCTGCTGGACGTGAAGACGCGGCTGGAGCAGGAGATCGCCACCTACCGCCGCCTGCTGGAGGGCGAGGATGCCCA cctctcctcctcccagTTCTCCTCTGGCTCTCAGTCATCCAGAGATG TGACCTCCTCCAGTCGTCAGATTCGCACCAAAGTCGTGGATGTGCACGATGGCAAGGTGGTGTCCTCCCACGAGCAGGTCATTCGCACCAAGAACTAA